The Flammeovirga pectinis genomic interval TTTCTGAACAGCAATAAAAGCAATATCCATAGGAGCCATACTTTTAATAAACCTGTCGTAATAGGCTACATCAGCATCACCACAACCTCTATCATGAATATTTAACTGACACAGAGCCTCAATAATACTCATGCTCTCACTTTCAGAGAACTTCTTTAAACGTTTATAACCATCTGCCTTATACATATTATGACTAGTAAAGCCATATTCTTTTCCATAGAATAATGGAACAATATTTTTCAATTCTTCAGATGAATAAAGGTCTATAATTTCTTTACAGAACCTTTCATACATATGCCCAGATCTATTTCCATATTGCCTTAAAGTAGTATTACTCAGATACTCTTTTAGTACACCTTTTCTAATTTCATTTACTTTTGTATTGTAAGGTGATTTAGGGTAATCAATTAAATAGTCACCACATTGTTCAATAAAGATTTCTCGAAGGGCCATTAATGTATCACCTTCCATTATTCTATTATAAACTTCTGTTCTGTACAACTGGTTAGTTGGCCTTCTATAAGGAGCTTGATTTAGATAGGTAAAGGCTTGTTGCTGAATCCTTGCACTTAGAAAACCCGTTACTTCGTCGCTTGCAACAGATAAAGATTGACGAATTACTTTTTTCTCTTCTTCCGAGAGTTTATCATAGCTTTCAGAAGCAAGGAGAGACCATTTATATGCTTCTCGCAAATCATTGAAATAAGGTTCCATATTCTTAAATCGAATAATAACCATTTCATTTTTACGCTGTTGATCTACTTTTTCAAACAATTGATGTGCAAGAGCAAATTGAGATAAAGCTGATTTAGGATTTTCTTCTAAAGAAGCTCTAAAAGTTTCAATAGAACCTATTACATCTCCATCAAAGATTTGTTTAATACCTTTTTGTTCCTGTTCTGATTGGGCAAAAGCTATAACTGGAAAGCAAAAAATTAATAATGTGTACAATAGTCTTCTTAGCATATTTAACTTAAAAATATCGAATATTATTTAAACATTAACGTTACAATTACACTTAAATTGAATTTATCTAAGATATTAAATTCAAATATTGTACTATTCTTATTTTTTTAATAAAAATTTAAACAATTCATTAGTTTTTTGATTAAATTAAGAAATAAATACTACAATCTAGATTTAATACTTTTTAATCGGGTTTTTCGACTACTTTTTAATTATCGTCTACAATTTTTAGAATAACCCGAATTTACTACCAGCTTAATATAAAAGAATAGAGTTATGAGAACACTAACATTAATTGCAGTAGTAGGAATATTAATTCCTTCTTTACTTTCGTTATTCCAACACAGTTCAAAACTTCCACTTTTGGAAAGAGTAATTAATTCTTTGGCTAAAATGGTCAAATTATCTCTTGTCTTAGGTTTTGCTTTTGGAGCTGTCGGTTTTGGAGCCGCATTTATTTATTACGTATCTCCATATCTTGGCTTATCAGTCGATACGGAGACAATTGAAATTTCGAGTATGGCGTTAAGATATTATGCTTTAATTGGCGTGGTTCTTCCTGTTACAGGAATTCTTATTGGTACTACGTTAACTAGGCAACAAGAAATATCTTAAGGTAAATCTTGATCACTTAAAAAAAGTCTCTTTATTTCACGTAAATAAAGAGGCTTTTTTTTATTTCAATACTTTACTTCGCTCATCCTAGCTATATTTGTTTAAAATATACACTTCATAGACCTATTTCATGGCATTAAATTACATTTGGATATTTTTTATACTTGGAGCTTTTGTTGTAGCACTCTGCAAATGGGTGTTTCTAGGTGATGCTTCTACATTTGCTGCTATTATTGAAAGTACTTTCAGTATGTCCAAAACAGCTTTTGATATATCAATCGGCCTAACAGGTACTCTTGCCTTATGGATGGGACTAATGGGTGTTGGAGAAAAAGGTGGCGCTGTAAATATAATGGCAAAACTTGTTGGTCCATTCTTTTCAAGAATTTTTCCTGATGTACCCAAAGATCATCCAGCAATTTCATCTATGATGATGAATTTCTCTGCAAATATGCTTGGTTTAGATAATGCAGCTACTCCTTTAGGATTAAAAGCTATGAAAGAACTTCAAGAAATTAACCCTAAAAAAGATACAGCTTCTAACCCTATGATTATGTTCTTAGTATTGAACACATCAGGGTTAACTTTAATACCAATTACAGTTATGATGTATAGGTCACAATTGGGAGCTGCTACACCAACAGATGTCTTTATACCAATATTATTAACCACGAGTATATCTTCTTTAGCTGGTCTATTGATCGTTTCAATTTATCAAAAAATAAATTTATTCGACAAAGTAATTTTAGCTTATATAGGAGGTTTAGTTGCTCTTATAGCTGGTACTATTACACTATTTTATAATTTATCAAGCGAGCAAGCCAATACTGTATCTTCTATTGCAGGTAACTTTATTCTACTTTTCATTATCACTTCATTTGTAGGTTTAGCAGCCTATAAAAAAATAAATGCCTACGATGCTTTTATTGAAGGAGCAAAAGAAGGTTTTAAAACTGCAGTTACTATTATTCCTTATCTAGTGGCCATTTTAGTTGCTATTGGAATGTTTAGATCATCTGGAGCTTTAGATTATATTATGGATGGTTTAAAATGGGTAATTACTACTGGTTTTGGTATTAATGCTGAGTTTGTAGATGCTCTCCCTGTAGCTTTTATGAAGCCATTAAGTGGTAGTGGTGCTAGAGGAATTATGTTAGATATTATGAATTCGGAAGGTGTTGACTCTTTTGCAGGTAAACTTTCTTCTATGATGCAAGGTGCTACAGACACAACTTTCTATATTATTGCAGTATACTTTGGCTCTGTCAATGTAAGAAAAACTAGGTATGCAATCACTTGTGGTTTATTTGCTGATTTTGCAGGAGTTATCGCAGCAATTTTCTTAGCATATCTTTTCTTCTAATTAATTTTATTATCACATAGCAATGCTTAGATTTACTACCTAGACATACACTTTACTTATACTACCATATTCAATTTACTTCATTGAAACTTCTACTACTCTTCATTACACTACTATCTTGTGCCATAGGTTCTCATCTATTTGCACAAAATAAATCTCACCGAAACTATACCACTAATAGTTTAGGAGGTAAATCTATTACTATAGATGGTAAATTTGACGACCCTGCTTGGGATGCAATTGAATGGGCTGATGATTTTACACAAAGAACGCCTATAGATGGAGCAGCTCCTTCTCAGAAAACCGCTTTTAAAGTACTATACGATACCAAATATATTTATTTCGCAATTAAAGCTTTTGATTCATCTCCTGATAGTATAGTCAAAAGAATGTCTCGAAGAGATGGTTTTGAAGGAGACTTTGTAGAAGTAAATATTGATTCCTATCACGATAAAACCAATGCTTTTTCTTTTACAGTAAGTGTATCTGGAGTAATTGGAGATGAAGCAATCAGTAATAATGGTAGAAATTGGGACTCTAACTGGGACCCAATTTGGTGGACAAAAACATCTATTGATGAAGAGGGATGGAATGCTGAAATTCGTATTCCTTTGTCTCAGCTTCGTTTTGCTAAATCAGACAATATGACTTGGGGATTACAGGTTACAAGAAGATTGTTTAGAAAAGAAGAACGTTCTTATTGGCAGTATATCCCAAAAGATTCTCCCGGTTGGGTTTTCTTATTTGGAGAGCTTCATGGTTTACAAGGTATTAAACCTCAAAAACAATTAGAGATAGCCCCATATGTTTTAGGGAGAAATGATAGAGCCCCAAAAGAAGATGGCAACCCTTACAAAACAGGTTCTGAATATAGTGCAAATGTTGGTGTAGATGGTAAAATTGGTATTACGAGTGATATTACTTTTGACTTTACAGTTAATCCCGATTTTGGTCAGGTAGAAGCAGACCCTTCACAACTTAACCTATCGACATTCGAAATATATCTGAGAGAGAGACGGCCATTCTTTATTGAAGGTAGGAATACGCTATCTTTTGATGGTACAAAATCTAATGCAGGTGGTAGCTTTTCTAGAGATAACCTTATTTACACAAGGAGAATTGGTAAAAAACCTAGTTATGAACCAGATGTGGAAGATGGCCAGTACTTAGATCAGCCTAAAGTTGTTCCTATTATTGGAGCTTACAAGCTAACGGGAAAGAATAAAAAAGGATTTGCTTTTGGTGTAATGCAAAATTTCACTGCAGAAACAAAAGCTGAAATTGATACAAAAGGTGTAAAATCAAATCAAATAGTAGAACCTTTTACAAGTTATTTAGCTGCAAGAGCTACTCAAGATATCAACGAAGGTAATTCTGTAATTGGTGCTGCATTTACAGCTACAAATAGAAATATCACTTCAGATAATCTTAATTTCCTACATAAAAATGCATATTCGGGTGGGGTTGACTTCTTACATCAATGGGATGACAGGTCTTATTATCTTCAAGGAAACATAATGGTAAGTCATATTGAAGGTAGTACAGAATCGATTACATCAACGCAAGAATCTGGTCGACATTTCTTTCAAAGACCAGATGCAAATTATGTTTCTGTTGATACAACCGCTACACAAATGACGGGAACTGGAGGATATTTAAAATTTGGTAGAGGAGGTGGAAGTCCTTGGCAATATGAAGTTGGTACTACTTGGAGATCTCCCAATTTTGAAATTAATGATATTGGCTTTTTAAATCATTCAGATCTAATTGATCAATGGGCAAGGGTTGGTTTTCAAACACTCCAACCCGTAGGCGTATTTAGAAATATAAATGCTGACCTTAGAGAATATATGTATTTTGATTATGGTGGAAATAATACCTATTTCGGAATACATGGACGTTTAGTACTAGAATTTAATAATTTCTGGGAATTTGCTACAGGCGGTTCAGCTCAAATAAAACGTTTAGATAATTTTATGCTGAGAGGAGGCCCTGCCTTTTTAAAACCAAGTAAAGAAGAAGTCTGGTATAATATAGAAAGTGATGATAGGAAGAAAATCTCTTTCAATTTTGGGAATGAGTTTGCCTTTACACACAATAATGCTGGTTTTAATGCAGACGCTTGGGTTGGTGTAAACTACAGACCAATAAACGCTATTGAACTTCAATTATCCCCTTTTATCTCTTACAATAGAGATAATATCCAATACGTAACTACAGAACAAAATAATGCAGGTAGCAATTATATTCTTTCAAGGTTAGAGCAACATACATTTGGTTTAACAATACGGGGCAACTTAATTATAAGACCAAACTTATCTCTTCAATATTATGCTCAACCTTTTGCTTCTAGAGGAGACTATCATGATTTTAAAAGAGTAGAAACACCAAAGGCTAGTAATTATTCAGACCGATTCCATCAATTTTCATCAGATGAAATCACTTACAATAATACATCAGAACAGTATACTGTAATTAACCAAGATGGAAATTATACTTTTGACAAGCCCGATTTTGATGTAATAGATTTTAATTCTAACCTCGTACTAAGATGGGAATATATACCAGGATGTACTTTTTTTGCTGTATGGTCTCAGGGAAGAGGAGATATTATCGAACCGTTTAGAGAGTTCTCTTTTTCTGAAATTGTAAGTAATATAGCAGACTCACCCTCTGAAGATGTCTTTATTATGAAATTAACTTACCGTTTTAGAAAGTAATTTATTGATGATCTTCCATCATTATATCACATAAATCCTCATCTATTAAAAGGTGGCCTTTTGGTAAAGTAAAGAAACGTACGTTATCTAATTGTTTTGAAAATTTAATAGCCCCATCGAGAAGTATCACCTCATCTCTCTCCCCAAAATACATATCCACTGGTATTTTTTTCTGATTGATTTTAGAAGCGACTTCCTTTAAATCAGGTTGCATATACCTTGATGAAGTTGCTGTTCCAAAAAATCGTCTCCGTTGCTCTTTTGTCTCAAAATGATTCATAAAGAAATCATACAAGAATTTAGAAAGCCAACCTCTTTTATAAATCCAACCAACTAGTTTAAACATTGCTTTAGGAAAACGCATTAATAGCATCATAGATTCTAAATACCATCTTGGTAATTTAGAAACATCGTATAAAATATGTGTTTTTAAACCATCTGAAGCACATAAAACTAACCTATCAATTTTATCACTAAAGTATTTTTGTACGCAATACATAGTGATTTTACCTCCCATACTGTACCCTAAAATAGAAAACCGTTCTTGCTTAAATTCTACTAATATCGCATCTATAATACTCTTTATATTCCGAGAAGAATAATAGGAGGGAGTCCACTTTGTTTTACCATGAAAAGGAAGAGAAAAAGCAACAATGGTATATTCTTTTTCCCACGCAGGAGCAATATGTCTAAATAAATTAACACTGTCTCCAAAACCATGGATACAAATTAATAGTTTAGGACCATCACCAAATTGCAAGCATTCTACCTTTCCTTGCTCTAAGGTTAAAAAAAATGATTTAGGAAGTGTTGAGTTGGTAAGCATGAGTATAATGACTATTTATTCATTCACATTATACAATAAAAAATTGAGACAAAAAAAGAGGTACAGTATTTCTACCGCACCTCTCTTTTTTATATTAAGCTGCTGATTACTCTGCTGCTGCGTCCATAGCTGAACGTAAAGCTCTTGGAATAGTAACTGATGCAACTGTAACTGAGTCGTTATAAAGGATCTCGTAGTTATCAGGCTTGATAGCACCAACACGTACCGACTTACCAAGTTCCATACCTTCGATAGATACTTCAACGTTTTCTGGCATGTTAGCAGGAAGTGCTTTTACTTTAATCTTTCTGATTTTAGCAACTAGTTTACCACCTTGTTGGATACCAGGAGATTTACCAGAGAAAGATAAAGGAACGTCCATTTTGATAGGAGTATCTTCTTTCAATTCTAAGAAGTCTGCGTGAAGCAATACTTCAGAGATTGGGTGAAGTTGGTAATCTTGAAGGATAGCCGTTTTCTCAACACCTTCGATGTTGATTTTTACGAAACATACTTCAGGAGTATAAATGATGTCTTTGAACAAGTACATTGGTACAGCAAAGTGGATAGGCTCTTCGCCACCATATACTACACATGGAGAAAGACCTTCATTTCTTAAATCTTTAGAGCTTTTTTTACCTAAAGACTCACGCTTGTA includes:
- a CDS encoding nucleoside recognition domain-containing protein; protein product: MALNYIWIFFILGAFVVALCKWVFLGDASTFAAIIESTFSMSKTAFDISIGLTGTLALWMGLMGVGEKGGAVNIMAKLVGPFFSRIFPDVPKDHPAISSMMMNFSANMLGLDNAATPLGLKAMKELQEINPKKDTASNPMIMFLVLNTSGLTLIPITVMMYRSQLGAATPTDVFIPILLTTSISSLAGLLIVSIYQKINLFDKVILAYIGGLVALIAGTITLFYNLSSEQANTVSSIAGNFILLFIITSFVGLAAYKKINAYDAFIEGAKEGFKTAVTIIPYLVAILVAIGMFRSSGALDYIMDGLKWVITTGFGINAEFVDALPVAFMKPLSGSGARGIMLDIMNSEGVDSFAGKLSSMMQGATDTTFYIIAVYFGSVNVRKTRYAITCGLFADFAGVIAAIFLAYLFF
- a CDS encoding DUF5916 domain-containing protein translates to MKLLLLFITLLSCAIGSHLFAQNKSHRNYTTNSLGGKSITIDGKFDDPAWDAIEWADDFTQRTPIDGAAPSQKTAFKVLYDTKYIYFAIKAFDSSPDSIVKRMSRRDGFEGDFVEVNIDSYHDKTNAFSFTVSVSGVIGDEAISNNGRNWDSNWDPIWWTKTSIDEEGWNAEIRIPLSQLRFAKSDNMTWGLQVTRRLFRKEERSYWQYIPKDSPGWVFLFGELHGLQGIKPQKQLEIAPYVLGRNDRAPKEDGNPYKTGSEYSANVGVDGKIGITSDITFDFTVNPDFGQVEADPSQLNLSTFEIYLRERRPFFIEGRNTLSFDGTKSNAGGSFSRDNLIYTRRIGKKPSYEPDVEDGQYLDQPKVVPIIGAYKLTGKNKKGFAFGVMQNFTAETKAEIDTKGVKSNQIVEPFTSYLAARATQDINEGNSVIGAAFTATNRNITSDNLNFLHKNAYSGGVDFLHQWDDRSYYLQGNIMVSHIEGSTESITSTQESGRHFFQRPDANYVSVDTTATQMTGTGGYLKFGRGGGSPWQYEVGTTWRSPNFEINDIGFLNHSDLIDQWARVGFQTLQPVGVFRNINADLREYMYFDYGGNNTYFGIHGRLVLEFNNFWEFATGGSAQIKRLDNFMLRGGPAFLKPSKEEVWYNIESDDRKKISFNFGNEFAFTHNNAGFNADAWVGVNYRPINAIELQLSPFISYNRDNIQYVTTEQNNAGSNYILSRLEQHTFGLTIRGNLIIRPNLSLQYYAQPFASRGDYHDFKRVETPKASNYSDRFHQFSSDEITYNNTSEQYTVINQDGNYTFDKPDFDVIDFNSNLVLRWEYIPGCTFFAVWSQGRGDIIEPFREFSFSEIVSNIADSPSEDVFIMKLTYRFRK
- a CDS encoding alpha/beta fold hydrolase, encoding MLTNSTLPKSFFLTLEQGKVECLQFGDGPKLLICIHGFGDSVNLFRHIAPAWEKEYTIVAFSLPFHGKTKWTPSYYSSRNIKSIIDAILVEFKQERFSILGYSMGGKITMYCVQKYFSDKIDRLVLCASDGLKTHILYDVSKLPRWYLESMMLLMRFPKAMFKLVGWIYKRGWLSKFLYDFFMNHFETKEQRRRFFGTATSSRYMQPDLKEVASKINQKKIPVDMYFGERDEVILLDGAIKFSKQLDNVRFFTLPKGHLLIDEDLCDIMMEDHQ
- a CDS encoding 50S ribosomal protein L25/general stress protein Ctc; protein product: MKIVEIVGYKRESLGKKSSKDLRNEGLSPCVVYGGEEPIHFAVPMYLFKDIIYTPEVCFVKINIEGVEKTAILQDYQLHPISEVLLHADFLELKEDTPIKMDVPLSFSGKSPGIQQGGKLVAKIRKIKVKALPANMPENVEVSIEGMELGKSVRVGAIKPDNYEILYNDSVTVASVTIPRALRSAMDAAAE